From one Caloenas nicobarica isolate bCalNic1 chromosome 39, bCalNic1.hap1, whole genome shotgun sequence genomic stretch:
- the NOSIP gene encoding LOW QUALITY PROTEIN: nitric oxide synthase-interacting protein (The sequence of the model RefSeq protein was modified relative to this genomic sequence to represent the inferred CDS: substituted 1 base at 1 genomic stop codon), whose amino-acid sequence MTRHGKNCTAGAVYTYHEKRKDTAASGYGTQRVRLGRDAVKDFDCCCLSLQPCRDPVVTXPQGFLFEREAIVGYLLHRKSQIQRQTKAFERQRRRQREQRGRGGPEGEGPSGSGWGLG is encoded by the exons ATGACGCGCCACGGGAAGAACTGCACGGCCGGGGCCGTGTACACGTACCACGAGAAGAGGAAGGACACGg CCGCCTCCGGGTACGGGACCCAGCGCGTGCGGCTCGGCCGGGACGCCGTCAAGGACTTTgactgctgctgcctgtccctgcagccctgccgcGACCCCGTGGTGACGTGA ccccagggGTTCCTGTTCGAGCGCGAGGCCATCGTGGGGTATCTGCTGCACCGCAAGAGCCAGATCCAGCGCCAGACCAag GCGTTCgagcggcagcggcggcggcagcgggagcagcgggggaggggcggccccgAGGGGGAGGGGCCCAGCGGCTCCG GGTGGGGGTTGGGGTGA